One Aggregicoccus sp. 17bor-14 genomic region harbors:
- a CDS encoding monovalent cation:proton antiporter-2 (CPA2) family protein, with translation MSWLQQALIFLAATVVSVPLFKRLGLGSVLGYLAAGAVIGPWGLRLIGEVEAVMHISEFGVVLLLFLIGLELQPSRLWELRRGVFGLGGAQVLLSALLLGAVGMALGLSWRPALVAGLGLSLSSTAFALQLLAEKNELTQDHGRAAFGILLFQDLAVIPILALLPFLADGGAGAAAPSSAPGWVVGLKVVGVLAAVVLGAPFVVRPLFKIVANTHSQELFTATALLVVLGTAVGVSQVGLSPALGAFLAGVLLANSEFKHELEADIEPFKGLLLGLFFLSVGMSVNLGLIAARPLGVAALVLLLVLLKGVVLYGLGRWSLRSKESGLDLAVVISQGGEFAFVLFSLAVAQRVMDRALADLLVVVVSLSMGVTPLLYLVHERLVRPRLRARRQQKRDFDVAATEDNPVIIAGMGRVGQVVARVLAAKRIGFTAMDINSEHIDFLRRFGTTKVFYGDAARLDLLRAARADKAKVLVVAVDDAQASVHIVQTAKQHFPQLTIIARARNRQHAYALLDLGVVHVMRETFAASLEMTQEVLEELTMGYSEARESIERFRELDEAMLLRAYRHQGDEKKLAEISQRGRQELEQLFAADEAERRKSS, from the coding sequence ATGTCCTGGCTCCAGCAGGCGCTCATCTTCCTCGCGGCCACCGTGGTGTCCGTGCCCCTCTTCAAGCGGCTCGGGCTGGGCTCGGTGCTCGGCTACCTCGCGGCCGGCGCGGTCATCGGCCCCTGGGGCCTGCGCCTCATCGGCGAGGTGGAGGCGGTGATGCACATCTCCGAGTTCGGGGTGGTGCTGCTGCTCTTCCTCATCGGGCTGGAGCTGCAGCCCTCGCGCCTGTGGGAGCTGCGCCGCGGGGTGTTCGGGCTGGGCGGCGCGCAGGTGCTGCTGAGCGCGCTGCTCCTGGGCGCAGTGGGCATGGCGCTGGGGCTCTCCTGGCGCCCGGCACTGGTGGCGGGGCTGGGGCTCTCGCTCTCCTCCACCGCGTTCGCGCTGCAGTTGCTCGCGGAGAAGAACGAGCTCACCCAGGACCACGGGCGCGCGGCCTTCGGCATCCTGCTGTTCCAGGACCTCGCGGTCATCCCCATCCTGGCGCTGCTGCCCTTCCTCGCGGACGGCGGCGCGGGGGCCGCGGCGCCCAGCAGCGCGCCGGGCTGGGTGGTGGGGCTCAAGGTGGTGGGGGTGCTCGCGGCGGTGGTGCTGGGGGCGCCCTTCGTGGTGCGGCCGCTCTTCAAGATCGTGGCGAACACGCACAGCCAGGAGCTGTTCACCGCGACGGCGCTGCTGGTGGTGCTGGGCACGGCGGTGGGGGTGAGCCAGGTGGGCCTGTCCCCGGCGCTGGGCGCCTTCCTCGCCGGCGTGCTGCTGGCCAACAGCGAGTTCAAGCACGAGCTGGAGGCGGACATCGAGCCCTTCAAGGGGCTCTTGCTCGGGCTCTTCTTCCTCTCGGTGGGGATGAGCGTGAACCTCGGGCTCATCGCCGCGCGGCCGCTGGGGGTGGCCGCGCTGGTGCTGCTGCTGGTGCTGCTCAAGGGGGTGGTGCTCTACGGGCTGGGGCGCTGGAGCCTGCGGAGCAAGGAGTCCGGGCTGGATCTCGCGGTGGTCATCAGCCAGGGCGGAGAGTTCGCCTTCGTGCTCTTCAGCCTCGCGGTGGCCCAGCGCGTGATGGACCGCGCGCTCGCGGACCTGCTGGTGGTGGTGGTGAGCCTCTCCATGGGCGTGACGCCGCTGCTCTACCTGGTGCACGAGCGGCTCGTGCGGCCGCGCCTGCGCGCGCGCCGGCAGCAGAAGCGCGACTTCGACGTGGCGGCCACCGAGGACAACCCGGTCATCATCGCCGGCATGGGTCGGGTGGGGCAGGTGGTGGCGCGCGTGCTCGCGGCCAAGCGCATCGGCTTCACCGCCATGGACATCAACTCCGAGCACATCGACTTCCTGCGCCGCTTCGGCACCACCAAGGTGTTCTACGGGGACGCGGCGCGCCTCGACCTGCTGCGCGCGGCGCGCGCGGACAAGGCGAAGGTGCTGGTGGTGGCGGTGGACGACGCGCAGGCCAGCGTGCACATCGTGCAGACGGCGAAGCAGCACTTCCCGCAGCTGACCATCATCGCCCGGGCGCGCAACCGCCAGCACGCCTACGCACTCTTGGACCTGGGGGTGGTGCACGTGATGCGCGAGACCTTCGCGGCGAGCCTGGAGATGACGCAGGAGGTGCTCGAGGAGCTCACGATGGGCTACTCCGAGGCGCGCGAGTCCATCGAGCGCTTCCGCGAGCTGGACGAGGCGATGCTGCTGCGCGCCTACCGCCACCAGGGGGATGAGAAGAAGCTCGCCGAGATCTCACAGCGCGGCCGCCAGGAGCTCGAGCAGCTCTTCGCCGCGGACGAGGCCGAGCGGCGCAAGAGCAGCTGA
- a CDS encoding nuclear transport factor 2 family protein, whose translation MDANLQLIQEAYAAYARGDVAAVFSLLHPDVEIHQTPLLPWGGDHRGHAGARTFFQRLGEHTQAVPQPEQYLAAGDDVVAVGRLRGRARASGRPIDLAIVHVWTVREGRIVRFTAYIDTPAMLQALAP comes from the coding sequence ATGGACGCGAACCTGCAGCTCATCCAGGAGGCCTACGCGGCGTACGCGCGGGGCGACGTCGCGGCGGTGTTCTCGCTGCTGCACCCGGACGTGGAGATCCACCAGACGCCCCTGCTTCCCTGGGGCGGAGACCACCGCGGGCACGCAGGCGCGCGCACCTTCTTCCAGCGGCTGGGCGAGCACACCCAGGCCGTGCCCCAGCCCGAGCAGTACCTCGCGGCCGGCGACGACGTGGTGGCGGTGGGCCGCCTGCGCGGGCGGGCGCGCGCCTCGGGCCGCCCCATCGACCTGGCCATCGTGCACGTGTGGACCGTGCGCGAGGGGCGCATCGTGCGCTTCACCGCGTACATCGACACGCCGGCGATGCTGCAGGCGCTCGCCCCCTGA
- a CDS encoding DUF4215 domain-containing protein has translation MSHLRPLRHCALLALLLLPLLACSGTEDAQAPARCGDAKVDSGERCDDGNTQGGDGCSADCRSLERCGDGVLETARGEVCDDGNTVAGDGCSSDCHSNESCGNGTVDTAAGEACDDGNTVGGDGCSADCRTREGCGNGVKDVGEVCDDGNASNEDDCLTACVLARCGDGQVDRAEPGVEACDDGNTETETECPYGTDHCTRCDATCGAKLELTGNVCGDGVTAPGHEACDDGNTTTETACPDGVANCTACDASCGTVLHLTGSVCGDGQVSGGEACDDGNTVSEAQCPYGETQCSACNANCSAVLQLTGNFCGDAKVTDSERCDDGNTVTETECAYGTRTCTTCNATCSTALQLTGRFCGDGAKNDASEVCDDGNTVTETECPYGVPRCDACSATCGAVLSLTGRYCGDGAKNDPRELCDDGNNIDETECPYGTRTCTTCNSTCSGVRSLTGGVCGDGVKNGPEECDDGNTVNGDGCSSGCTIEHTCGNGILEKGEACDDGNTVTETSCPYGTASCTACNATCTGTVSLTGPVCGDGVKNGPEACDDGNTLACGTCSANCLIVQLAPATGSIVTVAGSSVLDGETVTLVDGFLGGARVFEFDRNGSVTQGRVGVSVTTTFTADQVAASLAAAINAQTGDFRIGATASGTTVTVTQKQDGSLGNRAITETVGAAGFKATGLSGGAGYDCTAGTRCTRSEDCDLSLVCSGGTCTSP, from the coding sequence GTGTCGCACCTCCGTCCCCTGCGCCACTGCGCCCTGCTCGCGCTGCTGCTCCTGCCCCTGCTCGCCTGCTCCGGTACCGAGGACGCACAGGCCCCGGCGCGCTGCGGCGACGCGAAGGTGGACAGCGGGGAGCGCTGCGACGACGGGAACACCCAGGGGGGCGACGGCTGCAGCGCGGACTGCCGCTCGCTCGAGCGCTGCGGGGACGGGGTGCTCGAGACGGCGCGCGGCGAGGTCTGCGACGACGGCAACACGGTGGCCGGCGACGGCTGCAGCTCGGACTGCCACTCGAACGAGTCCTGCGGCAACGGCACGGTGGACACGGCGGCCGGCGAGGCCTGTGACGACGGCAACACCGTGGGCGGCGACGGCTGCAGCGCGGACTGCCGCACCCGCGAGGGCTGCGGGAACGGGGTGAAGGACGTGGGCGAGGTCTGCGACGACGGCAACGCGAGCAACGAGGACGACTGCCTCACGGCCTGCGTGCTCGCGCGCTGCGGCGACGGCCAGGTGGACCGCGCGGAGCCGGGCGTGGAGGCCTGCGACGACGGCAACACCGAGACCGAGACCGAGTGCCCCTACGGCACCGACCACTGCACCCGCTGCGATGCCACCTGCGGCGCGAAGCTCGAGCTCACCGGCAACGTGTGCGGCGATGGCGTGACCGCCCCCGGCCACGAGGCCTGCGACGATGGCAACACCACCACCGAGACCGCCTGCCCCGATGGCGTGGCCAACTGCACCGCGTGCGACGCGTCCTGCGGCACCGTGCTCCACCTGACGGGCTCCGTGTGCGGTGACGGCCAGGTGAGCGGCGGCGAGGCCTGCGACGACGGCAACACCGTGAGCGAGGCGCAGTGTCCCTACGGCGAAACGCAGTGCAGCGCCTGCAACGCCAACTGCAGCGCCGTGCTTCAGCTGACGGGCAACTTCTGCGGCGACGCCAAGGTGACCGACAGCGAGCGCTGCGACGACGGCAACACCGTTACAGAGACCGAGTGCGCCTATGGGACGCGCACCTGCACCACCTGCAACGCGACCTGCAGCACTGCCCTGCAGCTCACCGGCCGCTTCTGCGGCGACGGCGCGAAGAACGATGCCTCGGAGGTCTGCGACGACGGCAACACCGTCACGGAGACCGAGTGCCCCTATGGCGTCCCTCGCTGCGACGCCTGCAGCGCCACCTGCGGCGCCGTGCTCAGCCTCACCGGCCGCTACTGCGGGGACGGCGCGAAGAACGACCCCCGGGAGCTGTGCGACGACGGCAACAATATCGACGAGACCGAGTGCCCCTACGGCACGCGCACCTGCACCACCTGCAACAGCACCTGTTCCGGCGTGCGCTCGCTCACCGGCGGCGTCTGCGGCGACGGCGTGAAGAACGGCCCGGAGGAGTGCGACGACGGCAACACCGTGAACGGGGACGGCTGCAGCTCCGGCTGCACCATCGAGCACACCTGCGGCAACGGCATCCTCGAGAAGGGCGAGGCCTGCGACGACGGCAACACGGTGACCGAGACCTCCTGCCCCTACGGCACCGCGAGCTGCACCGCCTGCAACGCCACCTGCACGGGCACGGTGAGCCTCACCGGCCCGGTGTGCGGCGACGGCGTGAAGAACGGCCCCGAGGCCTGCGACGACGGCAACACGCTCGCCTGCGGCACCTGCAGCGCGAACTGCCTCATCGTGCAGCTGGCCCCGGCGACCGGGAGCATCGTGACCGTGGCAGGCAGCAGCGTGCTCGACGGGGAGACCGTCACCCTCGTCGACGGGTTCCTCGGCGGCGCGCGCGTCTTCGAGTTCGACCGCAACGGCTCGGTGACGCAGGGCCGCGTGGGCGTGAGCGTCACCACGACCTTCACGGCAGACCAGGTGGCAGCCTCGCTCGCCGCGGCCATCAACGCCCAGACCGGGGACTTCCGCATCGGCGCCACGGCCTCCGGGACCACGGTGACGGTGACCCAGAAGCAGGACGGCAGCCTCGGCAACCGCGCCATCACCGAGACGGTCGGGGCGGCCGGCTTCAAGGCAACGGGCCTGAGCGGCGGCGCCGGCTACGACTGCACCGCCGGCACCCGCTGCACCCGCAGCGAGGATTGCGACTTGTCGCTCGTGTGCTCGGGCGGCACCTGCACGTCGCCCTGA